In Sphingomonas sp., a single window of DNA contains:
- a CDS encoding DUF72 domain-containing protein, producing the protein MLPVIGTAGWAIPAADRPAFSAEGSALQRYATRLSGVEINSSFHRPHRRTTWQRWAESVPDAFRFAAKMPKTISHGQRLDEVDALLDAFLDDVHGLGDKLAVLLLQLPPSFAFDADLFAAFAATLSARTAVPVACEPRHATWFTPAADALLADLRIARVAADPARVPEAALPGGWRGLSYWRLHGSPVMYRSAYGAARLLEVAMAITADCAPDRSIWCMFDNTASSAAIGDALQLSQLLTRSGPAPAPR; encoded by the coding sequence ATGCTACCGGTCATCGGAACCGCCGGCTGGGCGATCCCCGCCGCAGATCGCCCCGCCTTTTCGGCGGAAGGCAGCGCGCTGCAACGCTATGCGACGCGGCTTTCCGGTGTGGAGATCAACTCCTCCTTCCATCGCCCGCACCGGCGTACAACCTGGCAGCGCTGGGCGGAGAGCGTGCCGGATGCCTTTCGCTTCGCCGCCAAGATGCCCAAGACGATCAGCCATGGGCAGCGGCTCGACGAGGTGGACGCGCTGCTCGACGCGTTTCTCGACGACGTTCACGGCCTGGGCGACAAGCTGGCGGTGCTGCTCCTACAGCTGCCGCCGAGCTTCGCGTTCGATGCAGATCTGTTTGCGGCCTTCGCCGCCACCCTCTCGGCACGAACGGCCGTGCCGGTCGCCTGCGAACCCCGCCATGCGACCTGGTTCACGCCCGCGGCCGATGCCCTTCTGGCCGACCTGCGCATCGCCCGCGTGGCCGCCGATCCGGCGCGGGTGCCCGAAGCGGCGCTGCCCGGCGGCTGGCGCGGACTGTCCTATTGGCGGTTGCACGGCTCTCCCGTGATGTACCGATCCGCCTATGGTGCAGCACGATTGCTGGAGGTCGCGATGGCAATCACCGCTGACTGCGCGCCGGACCGTTCGATATGGTGCATGTTCGACAACACCGCATCCTCCGCGGCGATCGGCGACGCGCTGCAGCTTTCGCAGCTCCTCACCCGAAGTGGCCCGGCCCCCGCCCCGCGCTGA
- a CDS encoding LLM class flavin-dependent oxidoreductase encodes MTNPTEFLWYIPNQVEGGHRGDVSDPDPASLEMLTSHARALEDHGWDGALIGTGWGRPDTFTVAAALAARTKTFEPLIAIRPGYWRPANFASAAATLDALSGGRVRINIVSGQDKLAAYGDSEGDQTHRYARTKDFMRLVRRLWTETDVTFESEHFQVAGSTVVPRIPPRGDRLHPRLYFGGASEAAERVAATEADVQLFWGEPLDGVAERIARLKRLSRDLDRDLPPLEFGLRITTLVRDTTEQAWADAEAKVDEMAAEQAHVDQHRRSPAVGQQRLLDLHARGEVLDDNLYTAPGRYGGGGAGTTWLVGSAEDVARSLRKYRDLGITNFVLSDTPYLAEIRRQGDQLLPLLRDNPTQASTAPLRADAVA; translated from the coding sequence ATGACGAACCCAACCGAGTTCCTCTGGTACATTCCCAATCAGGTCGAGGGTGGCCATCGCGGCGACGTCAGCGATCCCGATCCGGCGAGCCTGGAAATGCTGACCAGCCATGCGCGCGCGCTCGAAGACCATGGCTGGGACGGCGCGCTGATCGGCACCGGCTGGGGGCGGCCCGACACCTTCACCGTCGCCGCCGCGCTCGCCGCGCGCACCAAGACCTTCGAGCCGCTGATCGCGATCCGCCCCGGCTATTGGCGCCCGGCCAATTTCGCCTCGGCGGCGGCGACGCTGGATGCGCTGAGCGGCGGGCGGGTGCGCATCAACATAGTGTCCGGGCAGGACAAGCTCGCCGCCTATGGCGACAGCGAGGGCGACCAGACGCATCGCTATGCCCGCACCAAGGATTTCATGCGGCTGGTGCGGCGGCTCTGGACCGAGACCGACGTCACCTTCGAGAGCGAGCATTTCCAGGTCGCCGGATCGACGGTGGTGCCCCGCATCCCGCCCCGCGGCGATCGGCTGCACCCGCGGCTCTATTTCGGCGGCGCGTCCGAGGCGGCCGAGCGGGTCGCGGCGACCGAGGCGGACGTGCAGCTCTTCTGGGGCGAGCCGCTGGACGGCGTGGCGGAGCGGATCGCCCGACTGAAGCGTCTCAGCCGCGATCTCGATCGCGACCTGCCCCCGCTCGAATTCGGCCTCCGCATCACCACGCTGGTGCGCGATACCACCGAACAGGCCTGGGCCGATGCCGAGGCGAAGGTGGACGAGATGGCGGCGGAGCAGGCCCATGTCGACCAGCATCGCCGCAGCCCCGCGGTCGGCCAGCAGCGGCTGCTCGACCTGCACGCGCGCGGCGAAGTGCTCGACGACAATCTCTACACCGCGCCCGGCCGCTATGGCGGCGGGGGTGCCGGGACCACGTGGCTGGTGGGATCGGCCGAGGACGTGGCACGCTCGCTGCGCAAGTATCGCGATCTCGGCATTACCAACTTCGTCCTGTCCGACACGCCCTATCTTGCGGAAATCCGCCGCCAGGGCGATCAGCTGCTGCCGCTGCTGCGCGACAATCCCACGCAAGCGTCGACGGCGCCGCTCCGCGCCGATGCGGTCGCCTGA
- a CDS encoding aldo/keto reductase has translation MATITLPGGETVPALGQGSWKMGERRDLRAAEVAALRAGVDAGMTLIDTAEMYGEGAAETLIGEALGDRRDELFLVSKAYPHNAGRDRLPKACEASLRRLGTERIDLYLLHWRGSVPLAETVDAMHALRDAGKIRYWGVSNLDVEDMAELVAAGGDDCASDQILYNLGRRGPEFDLLPWLDARRMITMAYSPVEQGRLVGHPILKQVADTLSATPAQVALAWLLRRKNLIAIPKAGTAAHARENAGAADLHLGDEVLEALDRAFPAPSTPSRLEML, from the coding sequence ATCGCCACGATCACCCTTCCGGGCGGCGAAACCGTTCCTGCCCTCGGGCAGGGGAGCTGGAAGATGGGCGAACGCCGGGATCTGCGTGCAGCAGAGGTCGCGGCGCTGCGCGCGGGCGTGGACGCCGGCATGACGCTGATCGACACGGCCGAGATGTATGGCGAGGGCGCAGCCGAGACGCTGATCGGCGAGGCTCTCGGCGACCGGCGGGATGAACTATTCCTCGTGAGCAAGGCCTATCCGCACAATGCCGGCCGCGACCGTCTTCCCAAGGCGTGCGAGGCCAGCCTGCGCCGTCTCGGCACGGAGCGCATCGATCTGTATCTGCTGCACTGGCGCGGCAGCGTACCCCTTGCCGAGACGGTCGACGCGATGCACGCACTGCGCGATGCCGGGAAAATCCGCTACTGGGGCGTCAGCAACCTCGACGTCGAGGACATGGCGGAGCTTGTCGCAGCGGGCGGCGACGACTGCGCGAGCGATCAGATCCTCTACAATCTCGGGCGCCGCGGCCCGGAGTTCGACCTGCTTCCCTGGCTGGACGCGCGTCGGATGATCACCATGGCATATAGTCCGGTAGAGCAGGGGCGGCTGGTCGGACACCCAATCCTCAAGCAGGTCGCCGACACGCTTTCCGCGACCCCGGCGCAGGTGGCATTGGCATGGCTCCTCCGCAGAAAGAACCTGATTGCGATACCGAAGGCCGGAACGGCGGCGCACGCGCGGGAGAATGCGGGCGCGGCGGATCTCCACCTCGGCGACGAGGTGCTCGAAGCCCTCGACCGCGCCTTTCCCGCACCATCAACGCCGTCCCGGCTGGAGATGCTGTAG
- a CDS encoding molybdopterin-dependent oxidoreductase: MPFPRTGSSRTPLEKLQCTRTPNGLHFERHHNGIPDIDPAKYELLVHGLVRQPLLVRYDDLLRYPRYTRTLFLECSGNSGTLAAPEPAQASAEPPTRAGVDTIEPVLSSFGFSPAQPPPDRTRTLGRRSG; the protein is encoded by the coding sequence ATGCCCTTTCCGCGGACTGGATCGTCGCGGACGCCGCTTGAGAAGCTGCAATGCACCCGAACGCCGAACGGCCTCCATTTCGAACGCCATCACAACGGCATCCCGGACATCGATCCGGCGAAGTACGAACTGCTCGTACACGGACTGGTCCGCCAGCCGCTGCTGGTTCGCTACGACGACCTACTGCGCTATCCCCGCTATACGCGCACCCTGTTCCTCGAATGCTCGGGGAACAGTGGGACGCTGGCTGCGCCGGAACCCGCGCAGGCGAGTGCCGAGCCACCCACAAGGGCTGGCGTGGACACAATCGAGCCTGTGCTATCCAGCTTCGGCTTCTCGCCCGCGCAACCGCCGCCGGACCGTACGAGAACACTAGGGCGACGTTCCGGCTGA
- a CDS encoding NADP-dependent oxidoreductase → MPTQAGTTRAVWIETFGGAEVVQVATIPVPAPTDDEVVVRVAVASINPVDWKTAEGKYPPMGADKLPFVLGRDLAGTIETVGSENAEWAVGDRVCAFIGTDRGAQSERVVVKTSELAKVPDGVDTDVAGAVALAAMTAWQGLFDHGGLEAGQRVLIHGGAGGVGHLAVQFARWKGATVFTTASGRDLAFVRALGADTAIDYETERFEDIATDLDLVFDTQGGETQARSFPTLRKGGMLVSTLEPDAQKAAEFGVRTVPRWHADPDAGELAQALGLIADGQVRVEIARRFPLDDIREAQRFAREGHPRGKVILDLIQ, encoded by the coding sequence ATGCCCACCCAAGCCGGAACGACGCGCGCCGTATGGATTGAGACGTTTGGCGGCGCGGAGGTCGTCCAGGTGGCGACGATACCCGTACCCGCGCCCACTGACGACGAGGTCGTGGTACGGGTCGCCGTTGCCAGCATCAATCCGGTCGACTGGAAGACGGCGGAGGGCAAATATCCGCCGATGGGCGCGGACAAGCTGCCGTTCGTGCTTGGGCGCGACCTCGCTGGTACGATCGAGACGGTCGGCAGCGAGAATGCCGAATGGGCAGTCGGCGATCGGGTCTGTGCCTTTATCGGAACCGACCGCGGTGCCCAGAGCGAGCGCGTTGTGGTGAAGACCAGCGAGCTGGCAAAGGTACCCGACGGCGTCGATACCGATGTCGCCGGCGCGGTGGCGCTGGCGGCGATGACCGCATGGCAGGGTCTGTTCGATCATGGCGGGCTTGAGGCGGGACAGCGCGTGCTGATCCATGGCGGGGCCGGCGGCGTCGGCCATCTGGCCGTGCAGTTCGCACGTTGGAAGGGCGCCACCGTCTTCACGACAGCCTCCGGACGCGATCTGGCGTTCGTGCGCGCGCTCGGTGCGGATACGGCAATCGATTACGAGACGGAGCGGTTCGAGGATATCGCCACGGATCTGGACCTGGTGTTCGACACGCAGGGTGGCGAGACCCAGGCGCGTTCCTTTCCCACCCTTCGCAAGGGCGGCATGCTGGTGTCGACGCTGGAGCCGGACGCGCAGAAGGCTGCCGAATTTGGCGTGCGTACGGTACCGCGTTGGCATGCCGATCCCGATGCGGGCGAACTCGCACAGGCACTCGGCTTGATTGCGGACGGCCAAGTGCGCGTGGAAATCGCCAGGCGCTTCCCGCTCGACGACATCCGCGAGGCGCAGCGTTTCGCCCGCGAGGGTCACCCCCGCGGCAAGGTCATTCTGGACCTGATCCAGTGA
- the xth gene encoding exodeoxyribonuclease III: MKIATYNVNGVNGRLPVLLRWLEQEAPDIVCLQELKAPQEKFPEAPIRDLGYDALWHGQKSWNGVALLSRVGEIHETRRGLPDDPDPAQSRYIEAAVNGILVGGLYLPNGNPRPGPKFDYKLAWFERLIAHAVTLVESGLPVVLAGDFNVMPTEKDVYKPERWLDDALFAPEVRALHARLLAQGWTDSLRSLHPDATIYTFWDYFRNAFARDAGLRIDHLLLSPVLADRLADAGVDRQVRGWEKSSDHAPTWICLRDA, translated from the coding sequence ATGAAAATCGCCACCTACAATGTGAACGGCGTGAACGGCCGGCTGCCGGTGCTGTTGCGATGGCTCGAGCAGGAGGCCCCCGACATCGTCTGCCTGCAGGAACTGAAGGCGCCGCAGGAGAAATTCCCCGAAGCCCCGATCCGCGATCTCGGTTATGACGCGCTGTGGCACGGCCAGAAAAGCTGGAACGGAGTCGCGCTGCTCAGCCGGGTAGGCGAGATTCACGAAACACGGCGCGGGCTGCCCGACGATCCCGACCCGGCGCAGAGCCGCTATATCGAGGCGGCGGTGAACGGGATCCTTGTCGGCGGGCTGTATCTGCCCAACGGCAATCCCCGGCCGGGGCCGAAATTCGACTATAAGCTGGCCTGGTTCGAGCGCCTGATCGCCCATGCCGTGACGCTGGTGGAAAGCGGATTGCCGGTGGTGCTCGCGGGCGACTTCAACGTCATGCCAACCGAGAAAGACGTCTATAAACCGGAACGCTGGCTGGACGACGCACTGTTCGCCCCCGAGGTGCGAGCGCTTCATGCCCGATTGCTCGCGCAGGGCTGGACCGACTCCCTGCGAAGCCTTCACCCCGACGCGACCATCTACACGTTTTGGGACTATTTCCGGAACGCGTTCGCGCGAGACGCGGGGCTGCGGATCGACCATCTCCTGCTGAGCCCGGTCCTGGCCGACCGGCTGGCGGACGCAGGCGTGGACCGGCAGGTGCGCGGCTGGGAAAAGTCCAGCGATCACGCCCCGACATGGATTTGCCTGCGCGACGCCTGA
- a CDS encoding SDR family oxidoreductase, which translates to MTDRTVLITGANKSIGYETARQLGREGLRIWLGCRDAERGEAAAHRLAAEGVDVRMLLLDVTRDPSVRSAVARVEDEDGRLDLLINNAGIPGMQPILPSAQPLDDIRTVYETNVFAQIRMTQAFLPLLKEGLDARVVMVSSGLGSLGWLSDPANPHHAVNILGYNSSKTALNAVTLAFAKELAAFGIAVNAADPGYTATDFNGHSGYRTVEQAAAGIAWLATRAPGALTGRFYFEQQEVPW; encoded by the coding sequence ATGACCGATCGAACCGTCCTGATCACCGGTGCCAACAAAAGCATCGGCTACGAAACCGCGCGACAATTGGGCCGCGAGGGTCTGCGCATCTGGCTGGGGTGCCGCGACGCGGAGCGAGGCGAGGCGGCCGCGCATCGTCTGGCCGCCGAGGGAGTCGATGTTCGCATGTTGCTGCTGGACGTGACTAGAGACCCTAGCGTTCGGTCCGCCGTGGCCCGCGTCGAGGACGAGGACGGCAGGCTCGACCTGCTGATCAACAATGCCGGTATTCCCGGGATGCAGCCCATTCTGCCGAGCGCGCAGCCGCTCGACGATATCAGGACGGTGTACGAAACCAACGTCTTCGCGCAGATCCGGATGACCCAGGCCTTCCTGCCGCTGCTCAAGGAAGGCCTTGATGCTCGCGTCGTGATGGTGAGCAGCGGGCTGGGCTCGCTCGGCTGGCTGTCGGACCCGGCCAATCCGCATCATGCTGTCAACATCCTGGGATATAACAGCTCGAAGACGGCGCTGAACGCGGTGACGCTGGCATTCGCCAAGGAACTGGCGGCGTTCGGCATCGCGGTCAACGCCGCCGACCCGGGCTATACCGCGACCGACTTCAACGGCCATTCGGGCTATCGCACCGTCGAGCAGGCCGCGGCAGGCATCGCCTGGCTGGCGACCCGCGCGCCGGGGGCCCTGACGGGGCGTTTCTATTTCGAACAGCAAGAAGTGCCCTGGTAA